GCACACCTTACTTCATCCATTTAGAATGCCCTGAAATATTACAAACAAGCATAATAAGCATCCAAAGTCAACTTTTAAAATAAGAAATCTAGCCTACGGTGCAATTTTTTGACCAACGTGATTGCAATTAAATTGCctgcttgcacactaaaacaacAGCTGGCATTCTAATGAACCAGAGAGAGGACTTATGTAACTCACTATCATTTGCAGTCGACCTGCAACCTCCATGCTCTttacacgtgtgcacatgcgcacgcacactctctcatacaaaaacacatgctcgcacgcacgcacacacacacgaacacacacacacaagacatggaCTTTTGAAGGTGCTGAAGGGCTCCCTGGCTTTCTGCACTGCCCCAGTGGAAGGGAATGTGCGCAGTGGACTAGAGTTGAACAATATTGCATGGAATGTGGACAGACTCCTGTATACACTTACATAAACTTTGTTCAAATTAGGAATGATAGTACTGGTTTATATTCAAACTTTAACTGAGCCACAACTAAGCAGTCCAATGCCATGGTGAGGACTATTTCAGTGATTTTCTGGATGCACCATGAACCAATAAGAAGTTGTGCATTGTCCATTGTATCAACTGTGCACACTGAAATTCTAAACCAAAAATTGACAATAGGATGAATTATTCAGGAGATTACTTTTCCGTTCAAGTTCAGGTAAAAGCTCATTTGAGGCTTATACAATGCAAGAGATTTAACATCACAGTAAACAGATTTAATGTTAATGGTGTTTCCGGTAGTTGTGTGTTCGATACAAATATgtctctgtttgttttcttatgtttgtgatgtttgtgtttttgttgtgttctgttgtgtgtgtgtgtgtgtgtgtgtgtgtgtgtgtgtgtgtgtgtgtgtgtgtgtgtgtgtgtgtgtgtgtgtgtgtgtgtgtgtgtgtgtgtgtgtgtgtgcgcgcgcgtgtgtgtgcgtgtgtgtgtgtgtgtgtgtgtgtgtgtgtgcatcagtcaaAGCCAGAGTGAGGTGTGACATCTGCTCACCCAGCATGTCATGATTTGTGCACAGTCAGTGGAAGCGGATGTTGCCGAGTGGGATCTGTGAAAAGTGTGACCCCCATGGACCACAAAGCCCACAGAGGGATGCTCTGGGCCCCTCCTGACCCCACGAGCAGGACCCAGCTGCACATCTGAGGACCGCCCGGCACCACGgatgacatcacatgacacatGTCCAGGGATTTTCAGAGATGCTGCTCCAGTGCTGTTTTCTACAGTATAACACATGGGTATCAGTGGTCAAAGTGCAAACACTAGCAGCTAATTCCACACAACATATGATAACATATAATGTCAAAGGTGCTTGTGATCTGATTGTTTTAGCTTGTGTTGAGAGACTTTGTTTTAGCAACCAATTTGTTTAGCCATGTTCATTTCAACTCATTCCCAAAACATTCTTTCCCTCTGTATTGTGCTGAACCCGAAGCTGTATAGTGCAGTGTTGGGTCAATGACCTGGGTCCCATCTTCAACTGAAAACTATGGGGACTAACTCACAAAGCATGCCGGTGCTGCCTGCGTCAATATGGCTAAGGCCATTACTACCGGATGATCTGCATGGTGGTAAATGTCCTCCACATGTtcagaaaaatgtgaaaaagagTACTCTGGTTTTCAGTTAACACATGAAATTCAAATCTTTTAATGGTAGACTTTTACCTGAGAAGTCTAtatggtctgtatgtgtgtaactgtgtgtatgGAAGTGGTTGTACAATATGACCTAGGACTTCAtgtttcggctgcaagagccttcatcagtgtatCAGGTTACAGTGATGGaggctcttgcagccgaaacgtctgtctgaccctgcgatgcatgaatcaaaagaaaagaaaaagaaagaagaaaaaactgagtgcgatctatTCCCTAATTACGTGTCTTGATTTATGACCAAGAGATTCAGCATCGTTAGACAATATTTTACAGCAATTGCTGGAGCACTAAGCAATGCACCTTCCCATTGGCTGAAATGAAGCAGCAAGACAAATTTTGCGGTGGAAAGTCTTCAGGTTGAACACTGCTGACAAGGAATATCCTGTGCAAGTAAAAAAACATGGAGAGGTTTATAATTAGagtgatttcatttttttctctggcTGGTTTTCAAACCCCACATCATTAAACAAATAATAGAGTAAAATAAACATATGTTCTAAGTGGCTGAATCCTCTGAATCTGGAGAGCCGCAAAGGCCATTGGCAAGTCAGTCGACCTTACAAACATCGGCAGTCAGGAGGCTAGACGAGTCTTGAGCGTAGCTGAGAATGTGGCAAGGATCTCATCTAATCCCCAAAAAGCCAGAGATCATCTATCAGAAAGGAAATACCAGAAATTActgacacaggacacacacagtgggccCCAGGGAGGCCGTGAAGAAGACTCCAAGAAACTAGCGAGGAAGTGAAAGAGGCGTGTCAATAATTTGGCACGTAATAGAGTCTCACCTTCAAGTAAAGCACACatggcccacacaaacacacgctcacacacacacacacacacacacacacacacacacacacacacacacacacacacacacacacacacacacacacacacacacacacacacacacacacacacacacacacacacacacacagtagcaccaCAAAAAGGAGATGCTGTATATACAGAGGTGCAACAATGTCATCATGGAGCAGGCCACAAGGCAACTAGATTCATCAATATAGGGATATAGCAGTAACAGCAATATACTCTTAAGCAAACTAGAACCCCTTCTCTCACTGCACTGATAACGGAATCCCATTTCCATCAAACCCTTTAATCATCACCATGATCTCAAGAGTGCACATTGAAGGAAAATATGCGTAGGCATGTGTATAAAATGAAAGCTTTGTCATGGAGTGCTAGGAAGGATTGAGGGAAAGACATAGAGGATTTACAGCATAGTTCATCTGTTCTGTCGCGCCCCAAACTCTGGTGAATACAGACGATGGTGAACAGTACGCTGGTTTGACTAGAAAAGGCCAAAATAGCAACACATCTTCCTGTGTTGTTGTCACAGAGTTGACTAATTTTGGGCAAACAGGAATCAAATAACTGAATGATTACAGTGGAAAAAAACATTTAAGGGCACATTTGTATCATCTATTTAGCATTATCCATGTCTAGTCCATGTCTAGTCCAGAAAATCacaggcaaaaaaataaataacactcGTTAGTAATGGAAATATCAAATTGGTCTCAGGATGAATGTTATTTCTGATCTACTGAAAGTCAATTAATATGATGGCCGTGAAATAAATATAGGGATGATGTTTCTGAGGTTATGTAGCGATACCACAGGGAGAGGGTATGCAAGCACTtgacaggtggtgtgtgtgtgtgtgtgtgtgtgtgtgtgtgtgtgtgtgtgtgtgtgtgtgtgtgtgtgtgtgtgtgtgtgtgtgtgtgtgtgtgtgtgtgtgtgtgtgtgtgtgtgtggatgtgtccaccctgtgtgtatgtgggtgggagtggatggggggggaggggggtagggcAGACAATAGGAGGCAAACAATAGGATTCAGAAGGATATGGACATTGCAGAAATTAagctttactttattatttactATTTATTTTACAACATCACTAATCATTAATTCCAGCCACATTGATACCACCCACATGACAGATAACGCACACAAGCCTGGACAAGCAATCCGACATCCTGGTCAGATCCTGCTGAGCTGATAGTTTGCAGGGGGcaatgctgtttttttgttgttgtttttttatagaCTGCCTGGAAATTTCGTGAGAGTAGCCCATTGGCCCATATTCAATAACGACAGTGGACTAATGTATTGAAATACAGTTTTAGACCGTAgtctgagccaaaaaaaatgTCCGGAAAGATTTGTGGTGCAGCCCGAAACGCATGCGTAAAAGTATGCGTAAAGCGTGAAATCGCTATATGTACTTGGCGATGATCATTCATACAATATTTTGTAAACACTAGCGTCAACCCATGAATAAATTAGGTTATTTATAGTAATTAGTCCCCACATATTTTTCGTGTCATGACTTTGATAAACATGTAACTTAATGAATTAATTTAGTAGCCTTCAACTACTTAGGCTACATGTATGTTGTCGAAAACTGGTGCTGTCATAATGTCATTACTAACGCAGTTAATTAAGGTGTTGTGCCACAGCTGCGATGTAAGGAATTATTCTGGGCAAGAAGCACAGCTCTCTCCTGTGGGCATTCATGGAATGACAATAACTACACCACGCGTCACCGAATAGGCTATACACTGTGGAGGAGGAGACCTTATTCACTGAGGTCCTTTCTGAGACTTTCTCGTCCAGTTTCTCGTAAAACCAGTGAAGATGCCACCAGAAGTAATCGACATTGGCGTTGCGGTGGGCCACAATGACTTATACAACTTGTAAAGCTTGAATTGCAAGGATTACGACTACCTCATACACCAGAGCAAGCCCTTAAAAGGTATGCCAAAAAATAAGAGCTCTTTTTTCTAGAGTATAACTGGAAACGTTTTTATTGATTAAATCCACACGCACAATGTTATTCAGAAAACCGCCAAACAGAGGCTAAATGAGAAACACAGAAAGAAGACGTCACTGAGGTCTTACTAACGAGCAACAATACGGGAATTATGTTGATGATGGCATGAAAATATCAATATTTTATAGTGGAATAGACCTGTAAAGCCCTCTGCATGGATGTTCAAAATGACATATTTTAAGTTACTGAACGGCAGCAATGAAGAAATTGAACCACTGGAAGCAGAGAACACGAGCTTTTTGGACCACGTATATAAGAACACCACAAACAGCACCTGTAAGAACGTTACCTTGGATTCACAGGTTATTGGTGTCGGTATCTTTTTGGCTGTATTTATTTTGGTGGCAATCATCGGAAATATATTGGTCATTCTCTCTGTGGTTTGCAATAGACACTTGCAGACTGTTACAAACTACTTCATTGTAAACTTAGCCATTGCGGACTTACTCCTCAGCATTGTTGTGTTGCCTTTCTCCGCATCCTTGGAAGTCTTTGGATGCTGGATCTTCGGCCGGGTTTTCTGCAACATTTGGGCAGCTGTGGACGTTTTGTGCTGCACAGCATCCATCCTAAGCCTCTGCATCATCTCCATAGACCGATACATAGGCGTGAAACACTGCTTGAAGTATCCAACCATAATGACAGAGAGAAAAGCTGGAGTGATTCTTGTGGTGGTCTGGGTGTCTTCTATGGTCATTTCTATCGGTCCACTCCTGGGATGGAAAGAGCCACCACCTTTGGACGAAAGCATCTGCAGAATTACAGAGGAGCCGGGCTATGCCCTCTTTTCATCACTGTTTTCGTTTTATCTCCCACTGATGGTTATCCTTGTAATGTATTTTAGAGTGTATATAGTAGCCCGAAGGACAACCAAAAGTTTAGAAGCAGGAGTAAAACGGGAGAGAAATAAATCAATGGAAGTTGTGTTACGAATACACTGCCGGAACATAACGGAGGACGCTGGCACAAGTGCTAAGGGTAAAAACCACCCTTTCCGCAGTTCACTTTCCGTGCGCTTGATGAAGTTTTCCAGGGAGAAAAAGGCTGCTAAAACTCTGGCCATTGTCGTTGGGATGTTCATCTTGTGTTGGTTACCATTCTTCTTCATTTTACCAGTCGGTAAGATATGCCATTTAATATGATCTAAACCGATTTGTCTATAAAAAATGACACATTATGCTATTGACCACTAATATACATCACATCACTACTGCAACACACCATGGATGAGCTGGTCAGGTTTGGTCAGGGTACCAATCAAATGCATTTAGGCCTTGAACTTACACTCTAGTCGGTATACAAAAAGTGACAATCATAAAACCCAATAATAGGAGAAGTATGTATAATACCAATCATATGGAGCAAAAAAGGGGGATAGTGGAAATGATGTGAAGAAAAGTAAAGTTTCCCATTTATTTTCAGGTCTTGTGTGAAGACGTGGAATTTTGTATCATTACAAGTCAAGTCACTTATTTTTTTTATAGCACATTTAAACACACCGACAATCCAAATGGTTTACctccaaaatatttttttgttaggcctactgcattctGGTTCTGATTCTGCACAGATGTGTCTCTGATATCACTGCAATGTCAACTATAGCTcactatagtcaagtcaagtcaagtcaagtcaagtttattgtcaatttctgtacatgcactggtcatacaaagaatttgaaattgcgtttcttgctctcccatgcagacatagactaatctaggtaaggacatagacagtatagacatagacagtactcatacatggacataagacagtatggacgtagacattgctcatacagacatttaaagtgcaagactggacaacagaagacttgtagagaacatacattaagaggaggtattttgttgtgcttatagcgttctgacatagtaatagtagcatttgaagaaaataaataataaaaaaaaggttctattaaatacaccagcagcagtatgtgtgtgtgtgtgtgtttgtatgtgttttgtgtgtgtgtgtgtgtgtgtgtgtgtgtgtgtgtgtgtgtgtgtgtgtgtgtgtgtgtgtgtgtgtgtgtgtgtgtgtgtgtgtgtgtgtttagtgcaggtagaaagtgcggtgtgcgtctgtgtgtgtgtctgtgtacctgtgtatgtgtgtgtgtgtgtgtgtgtgtgtgtgtgtgtgtgtgtgtgtgtgtgtgtgtgtgtgtgtgtgtgtgtgtgtgtgtgtgtgagtatgagttgtgtgtcagtgtgtgtatgtttgggtttagtgcagaaagtgcggtgtatGGAGGTGATCATATGGAGGTGATCATCATTTGATCAACACAGCTGTAACCTTATGCTTTAATGGGCACTGTGATAGCTCCTCAGCACACTGCAAAtaatattcggtaacacttttcttgacgccggcgtcatacggatgacataacagtgtcataatttagTCAAaccagtgtcatgacacagtcatgagcgagtcataaacatggtgtcagtgtcataaatgttttatggtcatgaaaagtcgacattgttagggctgtctttgccataaccgaatgtcacttaatgaggAAGTCattaaatgtttatgacatttacTAAATGTTTATTacacatgaatgactgcattatgacactgttatggcattgttatgtcatgcgtatgacgcctGCGTCATGTAAAGTGCTACCTAATATTCACCCCCCTAGATGGGTGCCAAAGCTCATGGTCATGTGTTTACTTTCAAAACAAGTCTAAACAATACTATGTCCTGACTTAACATGGCCCATGGGTGAGTTTGCTGTTGATGATGGTCAATACTACATGGGTTGTCAAAATGAGCCAATGCAGTAGCTCAGCTGTGAATTTCAGAGTGGTAGGCCTAGTTGGTCTGGTGGATAAGGAGCCTCTTGTTTCGCAAAGTCAAATGAATGCTTTATAGAAAAATGAATTTGCTCAAAGTTCCACTTACAGTATCTGGGGTTTAGAGCTAGTTTTATTATACAAAATGtgatacatgaaaaaaaaaatcaaaattctcACGACCAGATTGTCAATTTTGAAATATTCATGGTAGAGAGTAACTTTGTCCGGTCATGAATGTTCACCCTATTGTTCATTTAAAAGTCTAAGTTAAATAAAAGTTTACTTGGTATTTCAATTGACTACCCAAGACTCATCAAAGGCATGAGTACTCTGAAACTACTCAGTAAACACAAATGAAAACTCTGCTTGTTGTTAGTGAGTTAACATCACTTCACATTTTTCTGGGGCGTCATAACCATTTTCCAAGACTGATGTTCAGAAATAGTCTACATACATGCTTAAAATGAAAAGTTATCAATAATCTACAGTAGTACTTTATTAATTTGTTTTCTTTACATCTGTCATCGTCCCTACCATTGGCAATCATTGGTTCTCCCAGTTCTACAGCTCTGTATGCCAACTGCATACCAACCAGGAATCAGTGGTTAAAAACAGGAAGGGAGCCAAGCACAATTTGGCATGGTGTTCTCAGTGCATTCAATTTTGTTTGCTAATTCATTAAATTATTTCTCGTCTTTGAGGTAGTTCAACTTCTTGGCCTGTCCTTGTACCTCTCTCTTCCAGTCACCTGAATGCATACAAACCGGGTCTTGTTAGACAGGCAGCCCTGTAACAATTGAGGAAAATTCCCTCCATTAGGCAAAATTCCTGCTGTTTCTCCACGACTCACATGTGCATGGACCATTATGGTAAAAGTAGATAACATCTTCTGGCCCAGATTCACATGTAGCCGCcagggtgaggggaggggatCAGCCCACTGCCTTTTCCAGAGAAGCCCTCCTGACCTCCCGTGTAGCATGCATGGCTGCGGTAATGAGCACTATATAATTGAGGGCCATTAAAGCGAGGTGTTTTCCCTTTCCTGAGTCCTGCCATGCCCCTCATCAGCGCGGCCCAGATGGCTTAGTTCCACACGTAGCCTACAATAGAGAGGGAGCATGGGGATATCTATCACCTCGTTCATGGTGTCTCCCTCTCGTTATCGCAAAGCTGATGAGGAAGGAAACCTTTAAAAAAGACGGCCTCAACAGTGGGGCTTTACAGCCACGCGAGGACCGCACAGCAGGAATGTGTTATCACAGCTAGCCCCGTTAAAGGTTACATTGGCAGAATACGCCTTTTTTCACACGGCCCATGGTCCAGTCTACAGAACGGCACCAACAATGATGTTTGCCTGACAGTATGTAAAGGAAGCTTGACTGTAATTGTTTTAATTATATTGCTGTCAGTAATatgtgtaaaatatatatatgtcaAGTCAGCAGTTAAATATGCAGTAAACTGGACACTTTGACAGGGTAGGTGTGCAGTGGTTGCGCAACATGTTGACCAGGATGAATCAGAATTACTGTGAACCTAAACTGTATTTTATATAAGCTGCATTACAAGCAATATTTGTGCACAAAGACCAAGGAGTAAGTACAGTGAAATGACTCTCAAGATGACTCATCAGCTCATCAGATGACTCAGCTGCTAATTACTGACTGAGTTAATTGCAATTTAGAGATTATTATTCAGTCACTTGAGTATTCCACCAAGTATAAATGATTTCTGCATAAACATTAATGTCGCGTAAGTCAAATGTGATTAACATGCCAATACGTTCTAACTGTGTACTCCCAAACATTACCACAGGATGTGCAGAGAAAGGATTTTAAGGATTTTAGTGTCAATGTTTATTGTTATCTACAGTATTCATATCAGTGTCATTGCAAGCTGATTTTGTCACCTAAATAGCTTAATAGTGACTAGTGACTCTTTGTCTGACCTCTCTCAATACTGAAGGCCTACTTTTCTTTTGTGAGGAAGGAACTGTTAGATGCCTGAAGGACTGTAAGAGAGGAGGCCATGAattatcaaatttcataatattatGGTTTTGCCTGTCGTGACTGACTGATATTGTTAGTCAGTCACTTTTCATTGGGTTTCTTCACGCTGTACTTTTCACATTTAGGCATGACTAATATGTCTCCATGTGTTTTCCCATGCCACTTAGAATGCCCCTCTACTCCATGGCAAGCCGGCTCAGCCAAGAGAAACAATTAAGTCAGGGGAAAACAAGGCCAATGTTATTTAAGGGGGCTTTTTCCAACATTTTTCATAGATACTGgaaatacttttggccagcaaaATGGTAGGGACTGCAATAATATGAAAAAAAAGAGGTAAAATGTGTTGTTCGAACGGGATTTATCAACATCTTACTGATATAACAATATGCACACCTAATACCATCATCGTATGATAACTGAAGAGAAAATGTGCATTAGGGAAATATTAACAGCGTCCTGTGCCTTTGCAATAATATTGTTGTCCTGATCTCCTGTTGTCGTGACTGAAACCTCTGGTCTTCAAGTTTCTATGTCATGTGTTTTTAACCCTGAATGTTTATTGTTAAGCTACATTCACCTGATCTCTGGTCTCTCTTTTTGAGTTGTTAAACCCACTTTTACAGTAATTCTAATGTAAATGTTGCAAAGACCCAAACTTACAACTCTTTTCAATCTCAGGGATACAGGCACTTTTTATTAGAACCATTGAGATTTACCCATCAACCCGCTGACAAAATCGGAGTCTCTTTCCATTTAAACAAAGGAAAGTCAGTTGAAGGGCTGCAACATTCTTCCAGAtgtgcgaaggtgctctttgggtTAAAGTAGATCATAAAGGACATTCAAGGCAACTCTTTGTCTTCTTATAACTAAAGAGCATGAGTTAGTTC
This genomic interval from Engraulis encrasicolus isolate BLACKSEA-1 chromosome 16, IST_EnEncr_1.0, whole genome shotgun sequence contains the following:
- the adra1d gene encoding alpha-1D adrenergic receptor isoform X1; translated protein: MFKMTYFKLLNGSNEEIEPLEAENTSFLDHVYKNTTNSTCKNVTLDSQVIGVGIFLAVFILVAIIGNILVILSVVCNRHLQTVTNYFIVNLAIADLLLSIVVLPFSASLEVFGCWIFGRVFCNIWAAVDVLCCTASILSLCIISIDRYIGVKHCLKYPTIMTERKAGVILVVVWVSSMVISIGPLLGWKEPPPLDESICRITEEPGYALFSSLFSFYLPLMVILVMYFRVYIVARRTTKSLEAGVKRERNKSMEVVLRIHCRNITEDAGTSAKGKNHPFRSSLSVRLMKFSREKKAAKTLAIVVGMFILCWLPFFFILPVGSFFPKLKPSDMVFKVIFWLGYFNSCINPVIYPCSSKEFKRAFTRLLHCQCQRRRRVLRRYYDQRWRTAVRGGPGRDLRADYRSGFSVTEACGNSVFAYRSKGRSFSVKGWNLFPPLQKSSFQLKEKMNNLSNKIRSGQGRASTPTLGRTEIDTISMGIYECPEQSSYQIYDLTDCYSLKETDI